Proteins found in one Angustibacter sp. Root456 genomic segment:
- a CDS encoding alpha/beta hydrolase has product MNQSRALPLRTRVAVALFDGLTSRKRLRDLTLEQIQASRRVQPPHRPPFSWVFGAVPAGVRMRDDLAETRAGECRVRFYESPVHRRPGPLVAFFHGGGWVRGSLGGYDAVCGEVAARTGALVMSVDYRLAPEHPFPAAVEDAYDATCWAVSRAEVLGVDTARVAVMGDSAGGNLAAVVARVARDEGSVALAAQVLVYPGTDATLASPSITENADAPILTRTAIVDFLDLYQPTGDRRDPRISPLHAADLSGLPRAVIQTAQHDPLRDDGRRYADALREAGVPVRYTEYADVPHGYLSFPGVTACGRQPLAEIAAELRETFA; this is encoded by the coding sequence ATGAACCAGTCCAGGGCGCTGCCGCTGCGCACCCGCGTCGCCGTCGCGCTGTTCGACGGCCTCACGAGCCGCAAGCGGCTGCGCGACCTCACGCTCGAGCAGATCCAGGCCTCGCGGCGGGTGCAGCCACCGCACCGGCCGCCCTTCAGCTGGGTGTTCGGCGCGGTCCCGGCCGGTGTGCGGATGCGCGACGACCTGGCCGAGACCCGGGCCGGCGAGTGCCGCGTCCGGTTCTACGAGTCTCCCGTGCACCGGCGTCCCGGCCCGCTCGTCGCGTTCTTCCACGGCGGCGGCTGGGTGCGCGGCAGCCTCGGCGGCTACGACGCGGTGTGCGGCGAGGTCGCGGCGCGCACCGGGGCGCTGGTGATGTCGGTGGACTACCGTCTGGCGCCGGAGCACCCCTTCCCCGCTGCGGTGGAGGACGCCTACGACGCGACGTGCTGGGCGGTCTCGCGGGCCGAGGTGCTCGGTGTCGACACCGCGCGCGTGGCGGTGATGGGCGACAGCGCCGGAGGCAACCTCGCGGCCGTGGTGGCCCGGGTGGCGCGGGACGAGGGCTCGGTGGCGCTCGCCGCGCAGGTCCTGGTGTATCCCGGCACCGACGCGACCCTCGCCTCGCCGTCGATCACCGAGAACGCCGACGCGCCGATCCTGACGCGCACGGCGATCGTCGACTTCCTCGACCTGTACCAGCCGACCGGCGACCGGCGGGACCCCCGGATCTCTCCCCTGCACGCGGCCGACCTCTCGGGCCTGCCGCGCGCGGTCATCCAGACCGCGCAGCACGATCCCCTGCGCGACGACGGCCGGCGCTACGCGGACGCGCTGCGCGAAGCCGGGGTGCCGGTGCGCTACACGGAGTACGCCGACGTCCCGCACGGGTACCTGTCGTTCCCGGGGGTCACCGCGTGCGGTCGTCAGCCCCTGGCCGAGATCGCCGCCGAGCTGCGGGAGACCTTCGCGTGA